A region from the Pelobates fuscus isolate aPelFus1 chromosome 1, aPelFus1.pri, whole genome shotgun sequence genome encodes:
- the LOC134612037 gene encoding gap junction beta-5 protein-like produces MNWGVYEALLTGVNKFSTEFGRLWLSIVFIFRILIYAVTATRVWGDDQKDFDCNTRQPGCANVCYDQYFPISHIRLWALQLIMVTCPSLLVVMHVAYRENRERKRKEQLGEKCDKLYKDIGKKRGGLWWTYLVSLLVKAVIDTAFIYIFSQLYENIFLPSVVKCSLSPCPNIVDCFISRPSEKNIFTVFMIAASAVCVLLNIIEVFYLVGKKCKEAIHGPRQRYLQEKTEAIELTSCCVEEKNKFTTCSGDICHVTNCKTLITDVKTTNSNQNIQSSG; encoded by the coding sequence ATGAATTGGGGTGTGTATGAAGCTTTGTTAACAGGTGTCAACAAGTTCTCAACTGAATTTGGGCGTCTGTGGCTCTCCATTGTGTTCATCTTTAGGATCCTTATATATGCAGTCACCGCAACTCGAGTCTGGGGAGATGATCAGAAAGACTTTGATTGTAACACTCGCCAGCCAGGATGCGCTAATGTCTGCTATGACCAGTACTTTCCTATCTCACATATCCGACTTTGGGCTCTCCAGCTTATTATGGTCACATGCCCTTCTCTCCTGGTCGTTATGCATGTTGCATATAGAGAAAATCGAGAGAGGAAGCGCAAGGAACAATTAGGAGAGAAATGTGATAAACTTTACAAAGACATTGGCAAGAAAAGAGGAGGGCTATGGTGGACATATCTTGTCAGTCTTTTGGTTAAGGCTGTGATAGACACTGCATTTATCTATATCTTTTCTCAactatatgaaaatatttttctaCCTAGTGTAGTGAAATGCTCTCTCTCCCCTTGCCCTAATATTGTGGACTGTTTCATATCAAGGCCATCTGAAAAGAATATATTTACTGTGTTTATGATCGCTGCTTCTGCAGTATGTGTCCTTTTAAACATCATTGAGGTCTTCTACCTTGTTGGAAAAAAATGCAAAGAAGCAATACACGGCCCTAGGCAAAGGTATTTGCAAGAGAAAACTGAAGCAATTGAACTTACCAGCTGTTGCGTTGAAGAAAAGAATAAATTTACAACATGCAGTGGAGATATTTGTCATGTGACTAATTGTAAGACTTTAATTACTGATGTTAAAACTACTAACAGCAACCAGAACATTCAAAGTTCTGGATGA